One genomic window of Candidatus Nitrospira nitrosa includes the following:
- a CDS encoding c-type cytochrome, whose amino-acid sequence MNTIHAGIALLFTPLVLWPVTGSATDRKTPTAPHEFLMKTNPVAATADTLQEAKSLYENRCIKCHGTSGDGQGSATKDLDVKPRNYTDKSLMEKIPDGQLFWIICYGSDPDATEMKGYKKKLSDEQMWSLVHYIRSFGK is encoded by the coding sequence ATGAACACCATTCATGCAGGCATAGCGCTGCTCTTCACACCGCTCGTGCTGTGGCCTGTGACCGGTAGTGCTACGGATCGGAAAACTCCAACGGCTCCGCACGAATTTTTGATGAAAACAAATCCTGTAGCCGCGACCGCCGACACGCTGCAAGAGGCCAAGAGCCTGTACGAGAACCGATGCATCAAGTGTCACGGCACCAGTGGGGATGGACAAGGGTCCGCCACGAAGGACTTAGACGTCAAACCCAGAAATTACACAGACAAATCCCTGATGGAAAAGATCCCGGACGGGCAACTCTTCTGGATCATCTGCTACGGCAGTGATCCGGACGCCACCGAAATGAAGGGATACAAGAAGAAGCTCTCGGACGAGCAGATGTGGAGTCTCGTGCACTACATTCGGTCCTTTGGGAAATAG